The Nicotiana tabacum cultivar K326 chromosome 1, ASM71507v2, whole genome shotgun sequence genome segment AATGCAAATTTCTCCTAATCCTTTGCATTCATTCTCAAATCCCTTTAAAGATATTATAACACCTCCTTTTAGAAATTTTAGTCATGTCTGATCAGCAGAGAGAACTCCATAGATCAACTCCAAGTTACGAATCCTTGAGGTTCATGGCAGCAGGAACACTTGGTGCTGTTTTGTTAGGCTTGTCCAGTCTGACCTTTGCAGGGACAGTTATATTTCTGATCCTTGTTACCCCATTCCTTATCATGGCCAGCCCAATTCTTGTCCCGGCTGTGATAATTCATGTCCTGATCAGCGCCGGTTTCTTGTTCTCTGGCGGGTCTGGCACAGGGGCATTAGCTGCGATGTTCTGGATGTATAGAAACGTCCGCGGGGAAAACCTATTTGGGGCAGACCAACTTGATTTTGCTAGGATGAGGATTGCAAGCAAAGCTTGGGTTATGAAGGAAAGAGCTAAAGAGGGTGGACAATCTGTGCAGAACAAGGCTCAAGAGACTACTCAAGCCTAATAATCTGGAATGGGAATACAAGTTATCAAGTGCAATTTGTGTTACCTTATCTTAGACTTTCTGATTATCCTAATAAAGAGGGGAAAATAAAAACGAAAAGAGGGGAGAGATGGGAGAGTTGTCTGTCTTATTCCTACTGATCTTGGCAGTCATAAATAAGTTCGTATTTTGTTCCTTTCTGATATATGAATCAAATAATGGCCTTTTATTCTCCAAGTCTGATGAGTAAATGATGTGGTCAGTATGTAAAATCTTGGATTTTAGCCTTTGGAACCGGTTAAAAACTAAACAAAAAGTTGTTCGTCCATTCAAACTCTTTCATCTACGAAGCTAAGGCGGGAAAAAAGAATCATAGTTTCACCCTGTAATAAGCTGAAATGGATCCATTTGTGTGTCTAAATACTTTGGCCATTTCTTCATCTGGTCAATATTTAGACCCGTATATAAGTAACGGGAAAAAAGACCAACATACTTTTGCAAAACTTACTTAAATGGGGATGAAATTGAACAGCAGCCTGATATTATCATACTTGTgcaaacctttttttttctttcttcagcCCAAGATCTAGAGTCCTCATAATCAATGTGTATTTAGCAAAATGTAACACAAAGGAAGTCAATGATCCATAATTCCATATATTACATATTATAGGTCGGAGACAATGTAAATGGTGTTATAAATCCGAAGGTGGATGTCCAACTTGAGATTTGGAAATCTTGCCATATCTAGATTTGTCTTCATGTCTAGATTTCTGTTGATTTTGAGACTCATAACTAGATTTAGGAAGTTATGTAACAATGCAATAGTATCTATAGATAGGTTCATTCATGAACCTAAAGAAGACACTTTGAAACGAAGAAAGAAACGCTCCTTTCTAATATTATCATTCTCCTCTATTATTAATCTTAATTACATAGTTCTTGCTatattacttttatttcataGCACGTTATCAACACGGAGCTCCAATTTTATCATTACTTATCCGTCCACAAATATGTCCTGCATCCTACTTAAGAATAGCTGATTAAAGAAAGTCTATGAATCTAAATGGATCTAATTGGCACTGCTGAGAGGATAGCGCAAAGGTTAGTATGCTCTTTAAAGCTATCTATACTGGCATAGTTACAAAAGCTACATATCTTTAGGGTGCTACCTGATTCTTTATGCTTGCTTATTTTGATTATGGGCAAAACGTTAGTGGCTACTTTAAGTTCACTATTAAAGGAATTTTACATTTATACTAACTTGAACATTAAGGAATAGTAAGTTACAGAAACTCAACAAGACAAATAGTAGTTCAACTGTAAAAGTTGGTTTTCTTATATCAATATCCTTCACATATAACTTTGGCATACACATATTGCATTGATTATATGGGCGTGCTAAACTTATTAGCCCTTCTTTTTGAAAATTATTCAGGATATATTTTCAATTGTTTCAAGTATAGTTGAAAATCACTTTGCTTCTTAATTTAAGTTAACTCTTATGTTTATCCGCAATTACGTTTTTCGCAAAAGTAATGGAATGATACTGCAAAGAGGTTAACATATATCTAGGGTGTGAAATATAATTGACAAATTACGACACTAGTCTAGcttcatatttataaaattaatgaTTATTAGCTATGCTTGGTAATTTTCTGTTGGTTAATTAtgaaatattaaaatttaatatttacagTAGTAGACAGTCTTGATTTCGCCAAAGTTCACTAAGCTAAATATGATAGAAGAAGTGGTATTACTTCAAAAAGCTCGTGAAGACATGCTAGAGAGAAATAGTCTCTATGTTACATACCTCAGATTTGCTCAGGAAGTagcaatattttaaaagaggtttcaAAAGAGTTCGAGTCCTAATGTATGGATAAGATTATTGAGTTTAAGTCCCAATACATTATAGCTTCAACACACCTTCATAAGGATAAGAAGTTGAGTTTGAGTTCTGATGCATCATATTGATGGTATAATAATGATCGGGGCAAAATAATgccattttaataaaaattatgacGCTCGTCCCACTGTGATAAGTTATGcgtcttttgttttgatgatttgacaaacttcatgagagaaccaaaTAAAGAAGTTGATACAACTAGCTCCCTCGCTTTCAGAGTAACTAGTCAGATGTCTGGTTCAATTCTCAATGAAATCAGACAAGGGAATAACAGAGGGAACATATAGGTATCAGTTCCCCTGGTCGTTGTGCAGTCAACTCTACAGTTGTAAAAGCTGCCGCACTGTATCGTCTGGCAGCAGTACAGCATCACAGTTGTATCTTACTAAGGCCAAACTAAAGGACACTTTATTGCATCATCTTTGATGACCTCACACAcatattatcaacatgaggcaagGGATTTCATTTTTCTCTAACACTTGCAAATCCAAAGATAATATTTTCTCAAGTGCTAGCCACCACtcctctcaagaacaaagctgcttcaacctcaaggaccagatccaaagattgaagatatcttaagtctttatgtttgttgagtctttgttattttgttcttcatttgtaatcCTACACTACTTTCAAGAAGTGTCTTTGTAGGACAGATTTAAATCACTGTTTGGTTTAGtttcttgactagagttagtcagtgtttgttgctttgtaatagagttattgcaaGGACGAGGACAAGGAGGAAGATGAGGTAAGTTTTCatgatgttcaaagaaatttaaGAACTTACTCTAAGAAAAAATCGATGTCCGTAGCAAATATGttgattgatgcctatcatagcCTCATTAATGAGAAAAATACTCTAATTGAAGAAATTGATGACATAGAACAAGAGATGGATGATATGATAGTTTTTATTGTAGACTTGAAGGAACACGTGGAAGAAGTAACTAGAGAAAATACCTTGTAGAAAAACCAAATGAAAAAATGGATGGACACCCCTAAAGGAAAAGAAGT includes the following:
- the LOC107823141 gene encoding oleosin G-like, with the protein product MSDQQRELHRSTPSYESLRFMAAGTLGAVLLGLSSLTFAGTVIFLILVTPFLIMASPILVPAVIIHVLISAGFLFSGGSGTGALAAMFWMYRNVRGENLFGADQLDFARMRIASKAWVMKERAKEGGQSVQNKAQETTQA